A stretch of the Mycobacterium sp. ITM-2016-00317 genome encodes the following:
- a CDS encoding thioesterase family protein, with the protein MDNDVYGHVNNVTYYSYFDTVANHFLIREAGLDIQASPVIGLVVESKCSYLAPVAYPDELRAGLRVDKLTNRSVTYGVAIFGAAGDGADEAVAHGYFVHVFVDRQRRQAVPIPDRIRSALSGLVVTADGR; encoded by the coding sequence ATGGACAACGACGTCTATGGGCACGTCAACAACGTCACCTACTACAGCTACTTCGATACCGTCGCCAACCACTTCCTGATCCGTGAGGCGGGCCTGGACATCCAGGCCTCGCCGGTGATCGGTCTGGTGGTCGAGTCGAAATGCTCCTACCTGGCGCCGGTGGCGTACCCCGACGAACTACGGGCGGGACTGCGGGTGGACAAGCTGACCAACCGCTCGGTGACCTACGGGGTCGCGATCTTCGGCGCAGCCGGCGACGGTGCCGACGAGGCGGTGGCCCACGGCTACTTCGTCCATGTCTTCGTCGATCGTCAACGACGTCAGGCGGTTCCGATTCCCGACCGCATCCGGTCGGCGCTGTCGGGGCTGGTCGTCACGGCAGACGGGCGGTGA